Proteins co-encoded in one Stomoxys calcitrans chromosome 5, idStoCalc2.1, whole genome shotgun sequence genomic window:
- the LOC106096372 gene encoding ATP-dependent RNA helicase ddx24, with translation MERKKETKKSNSKTKKPSEDNGSDDDAEEEEDASSDSESEDSESESNPMKKSKKQSYKDRVAMKLERRRQKREQRKLERKLSKKKGNDPNVKNKECKKTKDKNKKGADTVDSGSEESVPEDRFKFLRPPPPVDEEDIEMEKNIAEAEENTDDDQAPELVNSKAISIDDLEGWNGLGVPQCILKALAENGFKSPTEIQTRTLPAAIMGKKDILGAAETGSGKTLAFGIPLLAGIMELKRKNVKTGIRKPLAKAKGQPKESEEIFEHEEMPMDMDSEVSETEEDKAEHSPLYALVLTPTRELAVQVKDHLVAAAKYTGIKIAAIFGGLSVAKQERMLSKQPEIVVATPGRFWELYQQDNKHLRNLEDISFLVIDETDRMVEKGHFEELRSLLKLLNDNEQKKQSRQNFVFSATLTLVHDLPEHLQKKNLGKKPRYVKQTSEVKIQSLIDELGISQPKIVDITRSQQTAQNLTECRLICPLEQKDYYLYYFVQKHPGRTIVFCNSIDCVKRLANLFGLLQCEPLPLHANMIQKQRLKNLERFRDNPCGFLIATDVAARGLDIPNVEHVIHYQVPRTSENYVHRSGRTARANKDGITVMFMEPGEVKSYVKLYKTLERTEDLPLFPVSDRYLAAVRERVDLAREVDVQELKLKRVQSEIGWMKKTAEEMDMVIDGYNDESGGSDQDEDAFIIEKRRNRIHLANVRHQLKSLLAKPIFPRGFSFKYPTASGGLQMPEISSGPKVAANAEKPNSAVKAMQEAIEDMKKAKKMRNKKKKT, from the exons ATGGAACGTAAAAAGGAAACCAAGAAATCTAATTCAAAAACCAAAAAGCCTTCAGAAGATAATGGAAGTGATGATGATGCTGAAGAAGAGGAAGATGCTAGCTCTGACTCTGAATCCGAAGACAGTGAATCTGAGAGCAATCCTATGAAGAAGAGTAAAAAACAATCTTACAAAGATCGTGTGGCTATGAAATTAGAAAGAAGGCGACAAAAGAGGGAGCAAAGGAAATTGGAACGTAAATTGTCCAAAAAGAAGGGAAATGATCCCAATGTCAAGAATAAAGAATGTAAAAAGACAaaggacaaaaacaaaaagggaGCAGATACAGTGGATAGTGGCAGTGAGGAAAGTGTGCCAGAAGATCGTTTCAAGTTTCTAAGGCCTCCTCCACCTGTGGATGAGGAAGACATTGAAATGGAGAAAAATATTGCTGAGGCAGAAGAAAACACCGATGACGATCAGGCACCTGAACTAGTGAATAGCAAGGCTATAAGCATAGATGATCTAGAG GGTTGGAATGGCTTAGGTGTTCCCCAGTGCATTTTGAAAGCTTTGGCTGAGAATGGCTTTAAATCACCAACGGAAATACAGACAAGAACGCTACCTGCTGCCATTATGGGTAAAAAAGATATTCTAGGAGCTGCTGAAACCGGCAGCGGTAAAACATTGGCTTTCGGTATACCTCTTCTGGCGGGTATAATGgaactaaaaagaaaaaatgtcaaaacTGGCATAAGAAAACCTTTAGCAAAGGCTAAAGGTCAACCCAAAGAATCTGAAGAAATATTTGAGCATGAAGAAATGCCGATGGATATGGATTCAGAAGTAAGTGAAACCGAAGAAGATAAGGCTGAACATAGTCCATTGTATGCGTTAGTTTTAACACCCACCAGAGAATTAGCTGTACAAGTTAAAGATCATTTGGTGGCAGCGGCAAAATATAccg gaATTAAAATTGCTGCAATTTTTGGCGGTTTGTCTGTGGCCAAACAGGAAAGAATGCTAAGCAAACAACCAGAAATTGTGGTAGCAACACCTGGACGTTTTTGGGAACTCTATCAGCAGGACAATAAACATTTGAGAAACCTGGAAGATATAAGTTTTCTAGTTATTGATGAGACCGATCGTATGGTGGAAAAAGGCCACTTTGAGGAACTCAGGAGTTTGCTAAAGCTACTAAATGACAATGAACAGAAGAAACAATCCAGGCAAAACTTTGTGTTTTCTGCCACACTGACTTTGGTTCACGATCTTCCTGAGCATCTTCAAA AGAAGAATTTGGGCAAAAAGCCTAGATATGTCAAGCAGACCTCAgaggtaaaaattcaaagtcttATCGATGAATTGGGTATATCACAACcaaaaattgtggatattaCCAGATCACAAC AAACTGCCCAAAATCTAACGGAATGTCGCCTTATATGTCCATTGGAGCAGAAAgattattatttatattattttgtacAAAAGCATCCAGGCCGCACCATAGTCTTTTGCAATTCCATTGACTGTGTTAAGAGACTGGCAAATCTTTTTGGCCTATTGCAATGTGAACCATTGCCTCTGCATGCCAATATGATACAGAAACAGCGTTTAAAAAATCTTGAACGTTTTCGTGATAACCCTTGTGGTTTTTTAATTGCCACCGATGTTGCTGCCCGAGGTTTGGATATACCCAATGTGGAACATGTTATACACTATCAG gtTCCCCGCACCAGCGAAAACTATGTTCATAGATCAGGAAGGACTGCCAGAGCTAATAAAGATGGAATTACAGTCATGTTTATGGAACCGGGTGAAGTCAAAAGTTATGTAAAGCTTTACAAGACATTAGAAAGAA CTGAAGATTTACCTCTATTTCCTGTTTCTGATCGTTATCTTGCTGCTGTTCGTGAACGAGTCGATTTAGCCCGTGAAGTCGATGTGCAAGAATTAAAATTAAAGCGTGTGCAAAGTGAAATTGGCTGGATGAAGAAAACCGCCGAGGAAATGGATATGGTTATAGATGGTTACAATGATGAATC AGGTGGCAGTGATCAGGATGAGGATGCTTTTATCATAGAGAAACGGCGTAATCGCATACATTTGGCCAATGTCAGGCATCAATTGAAATCATTATTGGCTAAGCCCATATTTCCCAGAGGCTTTAGTTTCAA ATACCCAACTGCTAGCGGAGGTCTACAAATGCCTGAAATATCTAGTGGGCCAAAAGTTGCTGCTAACGCTGAGAAACCCAATAGTGCCGTAAAAGCTATGCAAGAAGCCATTGAGGATATGAAAAAAGCTAAGAAAATGCgcaacaaaaagaagaaaacataa
- the LOC106096374 gene encoding sister chromatid cohesion protein DCC1: protein MEDVMEEPSHMEVEQDDELYYRTLEDVKGIIKHAKLDERNLTHITQAIYYPSAEIISDNLKLLELDDHMIKQIHEGKSLFFKGGHNEKVVLCTDEKTYDIKAAEISNSLLLVPELKYAAATSTSPLKSPRTGNNTSLERSLNDSADDDLLMERTLEQKKILKIFHEYFECREIRPRFRKLGDLLQLTRYAGPEHEEFIDRKLLFTFDQLLDTIQCSRKQFLEGLKQYRAMEFEGWMRVLECEYEYRIVNLMVGIISENSWPLDEVEREETINALEGIAPKQIVEGLFDLYTIATEGKENRFTYKEELVARIVAQNILQPGLKFRVDEFLSTWQEAVPEGMKCDEKYLRGLGIFDKEGAVPCIRSLAEDNLPLNIHDRMRLLFKTKSKWTLEEIEPYIECFTTPVLSVSTLMAKHARSLMENGVRYYVTKH, encoded by the exons ATGGAGGATGTTATGGAAGAACCATCTCATATGGAAGTAGAGCAAGATGATGAGCT GTACTACCGAACATTGGAAGATGTGAAAGGCATCATTAAACATGCGAAGCTTGATGAACGAAATTTAACCCATATTACACAG GCCATTTATTACCCTTCTGCTGAAATTATAAGCGATAACCTCAAACTTTTGGAACTGGATGATCACATGATCAAACAAATACACGAGGGtaaatctttatttttcaaAGGTGGTCATAATGAAAAAGTTGTTCTCTGTACTGATGAAAAGACATACGACATTAAAGCGGCAGAAATATCGAATAGCCTTCTTTTAGTACCGGAGCTAAAATATGCCGCTGCCACCAGCACATCACCTTTGAAAAGTCCACGTACCGGTAATAATACATCTTTGGAGCGTAGCTTAAACGATAGTGCCGATGATGACTTACTTATGGAGCGTACTCtggaacagaaaaaaattttgaaaatattccatGAATACTTTGAATGTCGTGAAATACGTCCAAGATTTCGTAAGCTGGGAGATCTTTTGCAATTGACACGTTATGCAGGTCCAGAACATGAAGAGTTCATAGACCGCAAATTACTTTTTACCTTCGATCAACTATTGGACACCATACAATGCAGTCGTAAACAATTTCTGGAAGGTCTCAAGCAATATCGAGCTATGGAGTTTGAGGGTTGGATGCGTGTTTTAGAATGTGAATATGAATATCGTATTGTAAATTTAATGGTGGGCATAATATCGGAAAACTCTTGGCCCTTGGATGAAGTTGAGCGTGAAGAGACCATAAATGCCTTAGAGGGCATTGCGCCTAAGCAAATTGTAGAGGGTTTATTCGACTTGTATACAATTGCAACGGAAGGCAAAGAAAATCGTTTTACATATAAAGAAGAACTGGTGGCTCGCATTGTGGCGCAAAATATTTTGCAGCCTGGTTTAAAATTTAGAGTAGATGAATTTCTAAGCACATGGCAAGAAGCTGTACCCGAAGGCATGAAATGCGAT GAAAAATATCTCAGAGGCTTGGGCATATTTGATAAAGAAGGTGCGGTGCCCTGCATACGCTCGCTGGCCGAGGATAATCTTCCTTTAAATATACATGATCGCATGCGATTATTGTTTAAAACTAAATCAAAATGGACTTTAGAGGAAATAGAGCCTTACATAGA ATGTTTTACCACACCAGTGCTTTCCGTATCCACCCTAATGGCCAAACACGCCCGTTCCCTAATGGAGAATGGAGTTCGTTATTACGTTACTAAACATTGA
- the LOC106096406 gene encoding uncharacterized protein LOC106096406 → MELNEISMNVDVKLDIYDKRPDSLKFKTWTKSEVKIEAIKCLPCFLRITIKSIEDDPHHPCHQLNVKINVPGVSISLATSRTKQFSYGLFWNNHRRDCFIYFSADTETTCRKHMKWIKKSIKNLEIYRQVFFEQRRNSRYGLAVLPLKGDTLQNTNKKVELVPAKDALDALGPLPQIPVSNNSFNWSGVSRVSRASDIYEEILDGIIPSHLPRRLSRASIASGIYEEMKPCSQSVINAIVEEHLDCPPPLPPLPPHRKRVNTFGIDLENSLGEIPRSNTNPESDLAKKKKYKNVLENIFGSGRSKRAESVSETQACTLEDIINSGSNENFDNPLYANDIPNNPDLLAVIGNKRNSFSSPDLSKINFLDTFDEEKIAALLMLQKSSDDLDEHNDFNDEENDLIDGGIHNYSSLSLDDSSIGHSTSRAVLKRLHALKSKSGSMESLNISEQLPQNFNFSACNTSSINLVGSSGAVPSLQKLKRNKIVIEDDLTGYCVMAPIQNKKTETRATAVTATSSTTSSTSSGYSTGSYCSTTSSSSSNTNSSEHNKDGHLEVAPKQQIQAIKKVTESDYDFVPLRKTPIPVNESSNIYENMQGGSPINVSIILKPNEQTPPLNKDFSGNLYENLLTIKAAQELEQPLPANVCTSTPTEMTGEKETTDNGLEEQENYYQTPRKSIISVDDKVPSYYPNSCDTIKTKRGSVSPMKQQSPPSAQKSEEKEKTLGLKHLVNIKMKRERKENLYISSPQKILDQRKKIANDTAAASTTCTIPRRSQNAQKISDNVYTVNLNKRKSLLLPTNNNNNTEKSSYNEENDAAQMNQKLQKELLQLALLQNIDFKFDDTSETSCGVRGTMSANSSPASAATTQSGIRRLEEAELEYENCFRASKDATRLLNKYATLAPKQSMRIRQLQQHLKNNQQATNQKDLMTQSTKVESPAATEMSGMVGQVMGSKKFASLPRFKKIDFSPLKLKINNVLQRNNHQPDF, encoded by the exons AtggaattaaatgaaatttccatGAACGTGGATGTCAAGTTGGACATTTACGATAAACGCCCCgattctttgaaatttaaaacatggaccaaaaGTGAAGTTAAAATAGAAGCCATTAAATGTTTGCCTTGCTTTCTGCGTATCACCATCAAGTCCATAGAAGATGACCCACATCATCCATGCCACCAGCTAAATGTGAAAATCAACGTTCCTGGGGTCTCAATAAGTTTGGCCACATCGCGCACAAAACAATTTTCCTATGGCTTATTTTGGAACAATCATCGCAGGGattgtttcatttatttttccgCTGATACCGAAACAACGTGTCGCAAACATATGAAATGGATTAAAAagtctataaaaaatttagaaatctATCGACAAGTGTTCTTTGAACAAAGAAGGAATAGCCGATATGGGCTTGCCGTGTTGCCGCTTAAAGGCGACACTttacaaaatacaaataaaaaagtgGAACTGGT ccCTGCAAAAGATGCCCTCGATGCTCTTGGTCCACTACCACAAATTCCTGTCTCTAATAACAGTTTCAATTGGTCGGGTGTCAGTCGTGTATCACGTGCTTCCGACATTTATGAGGAAATATTGGATGGCATCATACCTTCACATCTCCCACGACGACTTTCACGAGCTTCTATTGCCTCAGGCATATATGAGGAAATGAAGCCATGTTCGCAGAGTGTTATTAATGCCATAGTGGAGGAGCATTTGGATTGCCCTCCTCCATTGCCACCTTTGCCGCCTCATCGTAAACGCGTAAACACATTTGGCATTGATTTGGAAAATTCTCTAGGAGAGATTCCCCGTTCAAATACAAATCCtgaatccgatttggccaaaaagaagaaatataaaaatgttCTGGAGAATATTTTTGGCTCGGGACGCTCGAAGCGTGCTGAAAGTGTTAGCGAGACTCAAGCTTGTACCCTGGAGGATATCATCAACAGTGGCTCAAACGAAAACTTTGATAATCCTTTATATGCCAATGATATACCGAATAATCCCGATTTGTTAGCCGTAATAGGCAATAAACGCAATAGTTTTTCAAGTCCTgacttgtcgaaaataaattttttagatACTTTCGATGAAGAAAAAATTGCCGCTTTGCTAATGCTACAAAAGTCCagtgatgatttggatgaacACAACGATTTTAACGATGAAGAAAATGATTTGATTGATGGAGGCATACATAACTACAGCTCCCTGAGTTTGGATGATTCCTCCATAGGACATTCCACTTCTAGAGCTGTACTGAAACGACTACATGCTTTGAAATCTAAATCTGGTTCCATGGAAAGTCTTAACATTTCGGAGCAATtgccacaaaatttcaatttctctGCCTGTAATACTTCTTCCATTAATTTAGTGGGGTCAAGTGGTGCTGTGCCTTCATTGCAAAAACTTAAAcgaaataaaattgtcattgaaGATGATTTGACGGGCTATTGTGTTATGGCtcctatacaaaataaaaagactGAAACTCGTGCCACAGCAGTCACAGCTACATCATCCACAACATCTTCGACTTCATCGGGTTACTCCACCGGTTCGTACTGTTCCACaacatcctcatcatcatcgaACACAAACTCCTCAGAGCACAATAAAGATGGCCATCTGGAAGTAGCACCAAAACAGCAAATACAGGCTATTAAAAAAGTTACTGAAAGTGATTACGACTTTGTGCCATTACGAAAAACCCCCATACCGGTAAATGAGAGCAGCAATATTTATGAGAACATGCAGGGGGGCTCGCCAATAAATGTCAGTATTATTTTAAAACCCAATGAACAAACGCCACCTTTGAACAAAGACTTTAGTGGAAATCTCTATGAGAATTTATTAACAATAAAAGCCGCACAAGAATTGGAACAACCATTACCGGCCAATGTCTGCACTAGTACACCCACCGAAATGACGGGAGAAAAGGAAACCACCGATAACGGATTGGAAGAGCAAGAAAACTATTATCAAACTCCAAGAAAGTCCATTATAAGTGTGGATGACAAAGTACCCTCGTACTATCCAAACAGTTGTGATACCATTAAAACGAAAAGGGGATCTGTAAGTCCTATGAAACAACAATCACCACCGTCCGCTCAAAAGTCCGAAGAAAAGGAG AAAACCCTTGGCCTCAAACATTTGGTCAATATTAAAATGAAACGGGAACGCAAAGAAAATCTATACATATCTTCACCTCAAAAAATACTCGATCAACGGAAAAAGATCGCTAACGATACGGCTGCAGCTTCAACGACTTGCACCATACCCCGTCGATCACAAAATGCTCAGAAAATTTCCGATAACGTGTACACAGtcaatttaaataaaagaaaatctcTATTGCTGCCcaccaacaataataacaatacgGAAAAATCATCATACAACGAAGAGAACGATGCCGCCCAAATGAATCAGAAACTCCAAAAGGAATTATTACAGTTAGCTTTATTACAAAACATCGATTTTAAATTTGATGACACCTCTGAGACAAGTTGCGGCGTTAGAGGCACAATGTCTGCCAACAGTTCACCTGCTTCAGCAGCCACTACACAGAGTGGCATACGACGCCTAGAAGAAGCCGAACTGGAGTATGAAAACTGCTTTAGGGCCAGCAAAGATGCCACAAGATTGCTGAATAAATATGCCACTTTGGCTCCCAAACAATCGATGCGCATTCGCCAGTTGCAGCAACATTTGAAGAACAATCAACAAGCTACTAATCAAAAGGATCTAATGACACAATCCACAAAAGTGGAATCACCTGCCGCAACAGAGATGTCCGGTATGGTGGGCCAGGTAATGGGTTCGAAAAAATTTGCTTCTTTGCCAagattcaagaaaatcgatttcTCACCGCTTAAATTGAAAATCAATAATGTGCTTCAGAGAAATAATCATCAACCCGATTTCTGA
- the LOC106096375 gene encoding solute carrier family 25 member 3, with protein sequence MLFTSLIEAAQNSPFKKPFTTASCEPAMEKGQLTRHHTIQAAAASEGDSCEFGSNHYFALCGLGGIISCGITHTMVVPLDLVKCRLQVDPAKYKSVVNGFRVTLAEDGFKGLSKGWAPTFFGYSMQGLCKFGLYEVFKVMYSNMIGEENSYLYRTTLYLAASASAEFFADIALAPMEAAKVKIQTTPGFANTLREALPKMSAQEGMGAFYKGLVPLWMRQIPYTMMKFACFERTLELLYAYVVPKPRQECTKGEQLVVTFAAGYIAGVFCAIVSHPADTVVSKLNQAAKGSTALDVAKQLGWSGLWGGLMPRIVMIGTLTAAQWFIYDAVKVYLRMPRPPPPEMPESLKKKMGLTS encoded by the exons ATGTTGTTCACTTCACTGATAGAGGCTGCCCAAAATTCCCCCTTTAAGAAGCCATTCACCACAGCTAGCTGCGAACCAGCTATGGAAAAAGGTCAATTGACCAGGCATCATACTATCCAAGCTGCGGCAGCTTCAGAAGGTG attCCTGTGAGTTTGGCTCCAATCACTATTTCGCCCTTTGCGGTTTGGGCGGTATtatttcctgtggtatcactcaCACCATGGTTGTGCCATTGGATTTAGTTAAGTGTCGTTTGCAAGTCGATCCTGCCAAATACAAGAGTGTCGTCAATGGCTTCCGCGTCACATTGGCTGAAGACGGTTTCAAGGGCTTGTCCAAGGGTTGGGCCCCCACCTTCTTTGGCTACTCTATGCAGGGTCTCTGCAAATTTGGTCTCTATGAAGTGTTCAAGGTTATGTATTCCAACATGATTGGCGAAGAGAACTCCTATTTGTACAGAACAACTTTATATTTGGCTGCCTCTGCTTCGGCCGAATTCTTTGCCGATATTGCTTTGGCCCCCATGGAAGCTGCTAAAGTTAAGATTCAAACTACCCCCGGTTTTGCCAACACTTTGAGGGAAGCTCTGCCCAAGATGTCCGCCCAAGAAGGTATGGGTGCTTTCTACAAGGGTTTGGTGCCATTGTGGATGCGTCAAATTCCCTACACAATGATGAAGTTCGCTTGCTTTGAAAGAACTTTGGAGTTGTTGTATGC GTATGTTGTGCCCAAGCCTCGCCAGGAATGCACCAAGGGTGAACAGTTGGTTGTTACCTTTGCTGCTGGTTACATTGCTGGTGTATTCTGCGCTATTGTTTCACATCCTGCTGATACTGTTGTCTCCAAATTGAATCAAGCCGCCAAGGGCTCAACTGCTTTGGATGTAGCCAAACAATTGGGCTGGAGTG GTCTGTGGGGAGGTTTGATGCCCAGAATTGTCATGATCGGTACCTTGACCGCCGCCCAATGGTTCATCTATGATGCCGTTAAAGTATACTTGCGTATGCCCAGACCACCACCACCAGAGATGCCCGAATCTTTGAAAAAGAAGATGGGTCTCACATCATAA